One Cyanobacteria bacterium GSL.Bin1 DNA segment encodes these proteins:
- a CDS encoding aldehyde oxygenase (deformylating), whose translation MQDVAVTPTLDYNSETYKDAYSRINAIVIEGEQEAKENYLHLIQLLPDSKEELTRLSKMEGRHKKGFQACGNNLNVTPDMEFAQEFFAPLHQNFQDALAEGKIVTCLLIQSLIIECFAISAYNIYIPVADPFARKITEGVVKDEYTHLNYGEEWLKANFESAKEELQEANRQNLPLVWKMLNQVTADANVLGMEKDALVEDFMIAYGEALNNIGFNTREIMRMSAYGLREG comes from the coding sequence ATGCAAGATGTTGCAGTTACCCCAACTTTAGATTACAACAGCGAAACTTATAAAGATGCTTATAGCCGAATTAACGCGATCGTAATCGAAGGGGAACAAGAAGCGAAAGAGAATTACTTACACTTAATTCAATTGTTACCCGATAGCAAGGAGGAACTGACTCGTCTTTCCAAAATGGAAGGACGACACAAAAAAGGGTTTCAAGCCTGTGGCAACAACTTAAATGTCACTCCTGATATGGAGTTTGCCCAAGAATTTTTCGCACCCTTACATCAAAACTTCCAAGATGCCCTGGCAGAAGGGAAAATCGTTACCTGCTTACTCATTCAATCTTTAATTATTGAGTGCTTTGCCATTTCGGCCTATAACATTTATATTCCCGTTGCAGACCCCTTTGCCCGGAAAATTACCGAAGGTGTGGTTAAAGATGAGTACACTCACTTGAATTATGGAGAAGAGTGGTTAAAAGCTAATTTTGAAAGCGCAAAAGAAGAATTACAAGAAGCCAACCGTCAAAATCTTCCCCTTGTCTGGAAAATGCTCAACCAAGTAACCGCAGATGCTAATGTCTTGGGGATGGAAAAAGACGCTTTAGTCGAAGACTTTATGATTGCTTATGGTGAAGCGTTAAACAACATTGGGTTTAATACCCGTGAAATCATGCGGATGTCTGCTTATGGACTCCGAGAAGGCTAA
- a CDS encoding long-chain acyl-[acyl-carrier-protein] reductase encodes MFGLIGHLNNLEHAQKVAEQLGYPEYHEQGLDFWCAAPPQIVDDIQVTSLTGQTIQGKYIESCFLPEMLTQRRIKAAMRKVLNAMAQAQKANIDITALGGFSSIIFENFNLQNNRQVRNVELDFTRFTTGNTHTAYVICRQVEIVAQQLGFNLSQSTVAVCGATGDIGSGVCRWLNEKTSVQDLLLVARNQERLNALQLELGRGKILPMEEALAEADIVVWVASLPKGVEIGPETLKKPSLIIDGGYPKNFDSRVQHPDVFVLKGGMVEHSLDIQWNIMQIVEMDEPNRQLFACFAEAMLLEFEKWYTNFSWGRNQISVAKMEQIGEVSQKHGFRPLLLTEAMSAQSQ; translated from the coding sequence ATGTTTGGTTTGATCGGTCACTTGAACAATCTCGAACACGCCCAAAAAGTTGCTGAGCAACTTGGCTATCCTGAATATCATGAACAAGGCTTAGACTTTTGGTGTGCAGCTCCTCCCCAAATTGTTGATGATATTCAAGTTACTAGTTTAACCGGGCAAACGATTCAAGGAAAGTATATTGAATCTTGTTTTCTGCCAGAAATGCTGACCCAGCGTCGGATTAAGGCGGCTATGCGTAAAGTCTTAAACGCAATGGCGCAGGCACAGAAAGCCAATATTGATATCACAGCACTTGGCGGTTTCTCTTCAATCATTTTTGAAAATTTCAATCTTCAAAACAACCGTCAAGTTCGTAATGTCGAACTTGATTTTACTCGATTTACAACCGGCAATACTCACACTGCCTATGTCATTTGTCGTCAAGTTGAAATTGTTGCGCAGCAGTTGGGTTTTAATTTATCGCAAAGCACAGTTGCGGTATGTGGCGCAACCGGTGATATTGGTAGTGGGGTCTGTCGCTGGCTTAACGAAAAAACATCGGTTCAAGATTTACTGTTGGTAGCGCGTAACCAAGAACGCCTCAATGCACTGCAACTGGAATTAGGACGAGGTAAGATCCTCCCAATGGAAGAGGCACTAGCCGAAGCAGATATTGTGGTTTGGGTAGCTAGCTTGCCTAAAGGCGTCGAAATTGGTCCTGAGACGCTTAAAAAACCTTCTCTAATTATTGATGGCGGTTATCCGAAAAACTTTGATAGTCGGGTTCAACATCCAGATGTGTTTGTTCTTAAAGGGGGAATGGTCGAACATTCCTTGGATATCCAATGGAACATTATGCAAATTGTTGAAATGGATGAACCCAATCGCCAGTTATTTGCTTGTTTTGCTGAGGCAATGTTACTGGAGTTTGAAAAATGGTACACTAATTTCTCTTGGGGACGGAACCAAATTAGTGTGGCAAAAATGGAGCAGATTGGTGAAGTTTCCCAAAAACATGGCTTTCGACCCCTCTTGCTGACGGAAGCAATGAGTGCCCAATCCCAATAG